The proteins below are encoded in one region of Neofelis nebulosa isolate mNeoNeb1 chromosome 17, mNeoNeb1.pri, whole genome shotgun sequence:
- the PDPR gene encoding pyruvate dehydrogenase phosphatase regulatory subunit, mitochondrial isoform X1 — translation MFSRLLSVARRQRTGRGWQNWSSGRSGAPAAEAHSVALPAQAQVVICGGGIMGTSVAYHLSKMGWKDIVLLEQGRLAAGSTRFCAGILSTARHLTIEQKMADYSNKLYQQLEQETGIQTGYIRTGSIFLAQTQDRLISLKRINSRLNVIGIPSEIISPKKVAELHPLLNVHDLVGAMHVPEDAVVSSADVALALASAASQNGVQIYDRTSVLHVMVKKGQVTGVETDKGQIECQYFVNCAGQWAYELGLSNEEPVSIPLHACEHFYLLTRPLETPLQSNTPTVVDADGRIYIRNWQGGILSGGFEKNPKPIFTEGKNQLEIQNLQEDWDHFEPLLSSLLRRMPELETLEIMKLVNCPETFTPDMRCIMGESPAVQGYYVLVGMNSAGLSFGGGAGRYLAEWMVHGYPSESIWELDLKRFGALQSSRTFLRHRVMEVMPLLYDLKVPRWDFQTGRQLRTSPLYDRLDAQGARWMEKHGFERPKYFVPPDKDLLALEQSKTFYKPDWFDIVESEVKCCKEAVCVIDMSSFTKFEITSTGDQALEILQYLFSNDLDVPVGHIVHTGMLNEGGGYENDCSIARLSKRSFFMISPTDQQVHCWAWLKKHMPEDSNLLLEDVTWKYTALNLIGPRAVDVLSELSYAPMTPDHFPSLFCKEMSVGYANGIRVMSMTHTGEPGFMLYIPIEYALHVYNEVMSVGQKYGIRNAGYYALRSLRIEKFFAFWGQDLNTLTTPLECGRESRVKLDKGMDFIGRDALLQQKQNGVYKRLTMFILDDHDTDLDLWPWWGEPIYRNGQYAGKTTSSAYSYTLERHVCLGFVHNFSEDTGEEQVVTADFINRGEYEIDIAGHRFQAKAKLYPVTSLFTHRRRKDDVELSDLHGK, via the exons ATGTTTTCCCGGTTGCTGTCGGTGGCCCGGAGACAAAGGACCGGCCGAGGATGGCAGAACTGGTCGTCGGGGAGAAGCGGTGCGCCAGCTGCCGAGGCGCATTCTGTCGCCCTGCCTGCCCAGGCACAGGTGGTCATCTGTGGCGGTGGAATCATGGGCACATCCGTGGCCTATCACCTCTCCAAGATGGGCTGGAAGGATATTGTCCTTTTGGAGCAGGGCAG GCTGGCCGCTGGCTCTACGAGGTTCTGTGCCGGCATCCTGAGCACCGCCAGGCACTTGACCATCGAGCAGAAGATGGCAGACTATTCCAACAAACTCTACCAGCAGTTAGAGCAAGAAACAGGGATCCAAACAG GTTACATAAGGACAGGCTCCATCTTTCTGGCCCAAACTCAGGACCGGCTCATCTCCCTGAAGCGTATCAACTCCAGGCTGAA TGTCATAGGCATCCCTTCTGAGATCATCTCCCCCAAGAAAGTGGCTGAACTTCACCCTCTCCTAAACGTGCACGACCTGGTGGGGGCCATGCATGTTCCCGAGGATGCGGTGGTGTCCTCTGCTGATGTGGCTCTTGCCCTGGCAAGTGCTGCCTCCCAAAATG GTGTGCAGATCTATGACCGTACAAGCGTGCTTCATGTAATGGTCAAAAAAGGCCAAGTAACCGGTGTGGAGACCGATAAAGGACAGATTGAGTGCCAGTATTTTGTCAACTGTGCTGGTCAG TGGGCATACGAGCTGGGTCTGTCCAACGAGGAGCCGGTTAGTATCCCGTTACATGCCTGCGAACACTTCTACCTTCTGACTCGCCCCTTGGAGACCCCTCTGCAGAGCAACACACCAA CTGTTGTGGATGCTGATGGAAGAATTTATATCCGGAACTGGCAGGGTGGCATCTTGTCTGGGGGCTTTGAGAAGAACCCGAAGCCAATATTTACTGAAGGCAAGAACCAGCTGGAAATTCAGAATCTGCAGGAAGACTGGGATCACTTTG AGCCCCTGCTGAGTTCCCTCCTGCGTCGGATGCCAGAACTGGAGACTCTGGAGATCATGAAGTTGGTCAACTGCCCCGAGACCTTCACCCCAGACATGAGGTGCATCATGGGCGAGTCTCCGGCAGTGCAGGGCTACTATGTCCTGGTGGGAATGAACTCTGCTGGCCTGTCGTttggaggaggggctggaag GTACCTCGCTGAATGGATGGTGCATGGTTATCCATCAGAAAGCATCTGGGAATTGGACTTGAAACGTTTTGGAGCCCTCCAGAGCAGCCGTACCTTTCTGCGCCACCGGGTCATGGAAGTCATGC CTCTGCTGTATGACCTGAAGGTTCCCCGTTGGGACTTCCAGACCGGGAGGCAGTTACGCACATCTCCTCTCTATGACCGGCTGGACGCACAAGGAGCCAGGTGGATGGAAAAACATGGATTTGAGAGGCCGAAGTACTTCGTGCCACCAGACAAGG ACCTCCTGGCATTGGAGCAGAGCAAGACTTTCTATAAGCCAGACTGGTTTGACATTGTGGAGTCTGAAGTCAAGTGCTGTAAGGAAGCTGTGTGTGTCATTGACATGTCCTCTTTCACAAAGTTCGAAATAACA TCCACCGGGGACCAGGCATTGGAAATTCTTCAGTACCTCTTCTCCAATGACCTCGATGTACCCGTGGGCCACATTGTGCACACCGGCATGCTCAATGAGGGTGGAGGGTATGAAAACGACTGTAGCATAGCGCGGCTCAGCAAGCGCAG tttcttcatgaTTTCCCCAACTGACCAGCAGGTCCACTGTTGGGCCTGGCTTAAGAAACACATGCCAGAAGACAGCAACCTGCTTCTGGAAGATGTCACCTGGAAATACACCG cCCTCAATCTGATTGGCCCTCGAGCTGTGGATGTGCTGTCCGAGTTGTCCTATGCCCCTATGACTCCAGACCACTTCCCAAGTCTGTTCTGCAAG GAGATGAGTGTGGGCTACGCAAATGGGATCAGGGTGATGAGCATGACTCACACAGGAGAGCCGGGATTCATGCTCTACATCCCCATAGAG TATGCCCTCCACGTGTACAATGAAGTGATGAGTGTTGGGCAGAAATACGGAATCCGGAATGCTGGCTATTATGCTCTTCGTAGTCTTCGAATCGAGAAGTTCTTTGCCTTCTGGGGTCAGGATTTAAACACCCTCACCACACCCCTGGAATGCGGACGAGAATCTCGGGTGAAACTGGACAAG GGGATGGATTTCATTGGCCGGGATGCCCTGCTGCAGCAGAAACAGAACGGGGTGTACAAACGCCTCACTATGTTCATCCTGGACGATCACGACACCGACCTGGACCTCTGGCCCTGGTGGGGAGAACCCATTTACCGCAACGGGCAGTACGCAGGCAAGACCACCAGCAGCGCCTACAGCTACACCCTGGAGCGCCACGTTTGCCTGGGCTTCGTGCACAATTTTTCCGAAGACACTGGGGAAGAACAGGTTGTGACGGCAGATTTCATCAACCGGGGAGAGTATGAGATTGACATCGCTGGACACCGGTTCCAGGCCAAGGCCAAGCTCTACCCTGTCACCTCCCTCTTTACCCACAGGCGCCGAAAGGATGATGTGGAGCTGAGTGACTTGCATGGAAAGTAA
- the PDPR gene encoding pyruvate dehydrogenase phosphatase regulatory subunit, mitochondrial isoform X2: MFSRLLSVARRQRTGRGWQNWSSGRSGAPAAEAHSVALPAQAQVVICGGGIMGTSVAYHLSKMGWKDIVLLEQGRLAAGSTRFCAGILSTARHLTIEQKMADYSNKLYQQLEQETGIQTEPLLSSLLRRMPELETLEIMKLVNCPETFTPDMRCIMGESPAVQGYYVLVGMNSAGLSFGGGAGRYLAEWMVHGYPSESIWELDLKRFGALQSSRTFLRHRVMEVMPLLYDLKVPRWDFQTGRQLRTSPLYDRLDAQGARWMEKHGFERPKYFVPPDKDLLALEQSKTFYKPDWFDIVESEVKCCKEAVCVIDMSSFTKFEITSTGDQALEILQYLFSNDLDVPVGHIVHTGMLNEGGGYENDCSIARLSKRSFFMISPTDQQVHCWAWLKKHMPEDSNLLLEDVTWKYTALNLIGPRAVDVLSELSYAPMTPDHFPSLFCKEMSVGYANGIRVMSMTHTGEPGFMLYIPIEYALHVYNEVMSVGQKYGIRNAGYYALRSLRIEKFFAFWGQDLNTLTTPLECGRESRVKLDKGMDFIGRDALLQQKQNGVYKRLTMFILDDHDTDLDLWPWWGEPIYRNGQYAGKTTSSAYSYTLERHVCLGFVHNFSEDTGEEQVVTADFINRGEYEIDIAGHRFQAKAKLYPVTSLFTHRRRKDDVELSDLHGK; encoded by the exons ATGTTTTCCCGGTTGCTGTCGGTGGCCCGGAGACAAAGGACCGGCCGAGGATGGCAGAACTGGTCGTCGGGGAGAAGCGGTGCGCCAGCTGCCGAGGCGCATTCTGTCGCCCTGCCTGCCCAGGCACAGGTGGTCATCTGTGGCGGTGGAATCATGGGCACATCCGTGGCCTATCACCTCTCCAAGATGGGCTGGAAGGATATTGTCCTTTTGGAGCAGGGCAG GCTGGCCGCTGGCTCTACGAGGTTCTGTGCCGGCATCCTGAGCACCGCCAGGCACTTGACCATCGAGCAGAAGATGGCAGACTATTCCAACAAACTCTACCAGCAGTTAGAGCAAGAAACAGGGATCCAAACAG AGCCCCTGCTGAGTTCCCTCCTGCGTCGGATGCCAGAACTGGAGACTCTGGAGATCATGAAGTTGGTCAACTGCCCCGAGACCTTCACCCCAGACATGAGGTGCATCATGGGCGAGTCTCCGGCAGTGCAGGGCTACTATGTCCTGGTGGGAATGAACTCTGCTGGCCTGTCGTttggaggaggggctggaag GTACCTCGCTGAATGGATGGTGCATGGTTATCCATCAGAAAGCATCTGGGAATTGGACTTGAAACGTTTTGGAGCCCTCCAGAGCAGCCGTACCTTTCTGCGCCACCGGGTCATGGAAGTCATGC CTCTGCTGTATGACCTGAAGGTTCCCCGTTGGGACTTCCAGACCGGGAGGCAGTTACGCACATCTCCTCTCTATGACCGGCTGGACGCACAAGGAGCCAGGTGGATGGAAAAACATGGATTTGAGAGGCCGAAGTACTTCGTGCCACCAGACAAGG ACCTCCTGGCATTGGAGCAGAGCAAGACTTTCTATAAGCCAGACTGGTTTGACATTGTGGAGTCTGAAGTCAAGTGCTGTAAGGAAGCTGTGTGTGTCATTGACATGTCCTCTTTCACAAAGTTCGAAATAACA TCCACCGGGGACCAGGCATTGGAAATTCTTCAGTACCTCTTCTCCAATGACCTCGATGTACCCGTGGGCCACATTGTGCACACCGGCATGCTCAATGAGGGTGGAGGGTATGAAAACGACTGTAGCATAGCGCGGCTCAGCAAGCGCAG tttcttcatgaTTTCCCCAACTGACCAGCAGGTCCACTGTTGGGCCTGGCTTAAGAAACACATGCCAGAAGACAGCAACCTGCTTCTGGAAGATGTCACCTGGAAATACACCG cCCTCAATCTGATTGGCCCTCGAGCTGTGGATGTGCTGTCCGAGTTGTCCTATGCCCCTATGACTCCAGACCACTTCCCAAGTCTGTTCTGCAAG GAGATGAGTGTGGGCTACGCAAATGGGATCAGGGTGATGAGCATGACTCACACAGGAGAGCCGGGATTCATGCTCTACATCCCCATAGAG TATGCCCTCCACGTGTACAATGAAGTGATGAGTGTTGGGCAGAAATACGGAATCCGGAATGCTGGCTATTATGCTCTTCGTAGTCTTCGAATCGAGAAGTTCTTTGCCTTCTGGGGTCAGGATTTAAACACCCTCACCACACCCCTGGAATGCGGACGAGAATCTCGGGTGAAACTGGACAAG GGGATGGATTTCATTGGCCGGGATGCCCTGCTGCAGCAGAAACAGAACGGGGTGTACAAACGCCTCACTATGTTCATCCTGGACGATCACGACACCGACCTGGACCTCTGGCCCTGGTGGGGAGAACCCATTTACCGCAACGGGCAGTACGCAGGCAAGACCACCAGCAGCGCCTACAGCTACACCCTGGAGCGCCACGTTTGCCTGGGCTTCGTGCACAATTTTTCCGAAGACACTGGGGAAGAACAGGTTGTGACGGCAGATTTCATCAACCGGGGAGAGTATGAGATTGACATCGCTGGACACCGGTTCCAGGCCAAGGCCAAGCTCTACCCTGTCACCTCCCTCTTTACCCACAGGCGCCGAAAGGATGATGTGGAGCTGAGTGACTTGCATGGAAAGTAA